The following proteins are co-located in the Vigna angularis cultivar LongXiaoDou No.4 chromosome 2, ASM1680809v1, whole genome shotgun sequence genome:
- the LOC108322419 gene encoding wall-associated receptor kinase-like 20, whose product MQMIAESNMRPCFHCCYSYTFLFLFLLLAHHTTSQKTCPNCGSMQVPYPLSTHPSCGDPYYKLRCDSHSQKLYFDTLNGSSYLLLRIMPSIQRMVVEPSPWLPGSCVTQDMPRSNGIWLNQSLPFNITSSNTVFLLNCSPRLLVSPLNCTYSSVCHRYLESSGHVDTKRAFDCASGLHPCCTFLAGGIPSAYRIRLHESGCKAFRSILHLNQDKPPNQWEEGLEIQWALPPEPVCKTQKDCSGGSTCSPSGRSGLFRCLCNGGHRWDPFVTTCVKCERKPKWKTSLVVSIGVVVTFFSLVVVLTIISKSRKISTYRDNKAKEREDKLKSSAGDKPCRMFQLKEVKKATNDFSHQRFLGSGGFGEVYKGELQDGTLVAVKKARVGNLKSTQQVLNEVAILSQVNHKNLVRLLGCCVESELPFMIYEYISNGTLYDHLHGKYCSNFLNWKTRLKVAFQTAEALAYLHSAAHTPIYHRDVKSTNILLDDDFNAKVSDFGLSRLASPGLSHVSTCAQGTLGYLDPEYYRNYQLTDKSDVYSYGVVLLELLTSQKAIDFSRDEDDVNLAIHVNQRASNGTIMELVDQRLVSVESSGDKMLTSIKLLLELALECLREKKAERPSMKDIVQRLLCIIRIEEGE is encoded by the coding sequence ATGCAAATGATTGCTGAATCAAACATGAGACCCTGCTTCCATTGTTGCTATTCCTATACCTTtctatttcttttccttctccttgcCCATCACACTACTTCACAGAAGACTTGCCCAAACTGTGGCTCTATGCAAGTTCCATATCCTTTGAGCACACATCCAAGTTGTGGTGATCCATACTACAAGCTTCGTTGTGATTCCCACTCTCAAAAGCTTTACTTCGACACCCTCAATGGAAGTTCCTATCTCCTTCTCCGAATCATGCCTTCAATCCAACGCATGGTGGTGGAGCCATCACCTTGGTTACCAGGTTCCTGTGTTACACAAGACATGCCCAGAAGCAACGGTATATGGTTGAACCAGTCACTTCCTTTCAATATAACTTCATCCAATACAGTGTTCCTCCTTAATTGCTCTCCACGCCTCTTGGTTTCTCCTCTCAACTGCACTTATTCTAGTGTTTGCCATCGTTACTTAGAGAGTTCTGGTCATGTTGACACAAAACGAGCGTTTGACTGTGCAAGCGGTCTTCACCCTTGTTGCACTTTTCTAGCTGGTGGGATACCTTCAGCTTACAGGATCAGGCTTCATGAGTCTGGCTGCAAAGCATTCAGAAGCATCCTTCATTTGAACCAAGACAAACCTCCTAATCAGTGGGAGGAAGGGCTTGAAATTCAATGGGCTCTTCCACCTGAACCAGTGTGCAAGACACAAAAGGATTGCTCTGGAGGCTCTACGTGTTCCCCTTCTGGTAGAAGTGGTTTATTTCGCTGTCTTTGTAATGGGGGACACCGTTGGGACCCTTTTGTCACAACGTGTGTGAAGTGTGAAAGAAAACCCAAATGGAAAACCAGTTTGGTGGTTTCAATAGGGGTTGTTGTTACCTTTTTCTCTCTTGTTGTGGTTCTGACCATCATCTCAAAGTCCCGCAAAATCTCAACCTATAGAGATAATAAAGCGAAGGAAAGAGAAGACAAACTGAAATCAAGTGCTGGGGATAAGCCTTGTAGGATGTTTCAACTGAAAGAGGTGAAGAAAGCAACAAATGATTTTTCCCATCAGAGGTTCTTGGGAAGTGGTGGCTTTGGGGAAGTTTACAAAGGTGAGCTACAAGATGGAACATTGGTGGCAGTGAAGAAAGCTAGAGTGGGAAACCTGAAAAGCACCCAACAAGTGCTTAATGAGGTTGCAATACTTTCTCAAGTCAATCACAAGAACTTGGTCAGGCTCTTGGGATGCTGTGTCGAATCTGAGCTACCATTTATGATCTACGAGTATATCTCAAATGGGACCCTCTACGACCATCTTCATGGCAAATATTGTTCGAACTTTCTAAACTGGAAAACGAGGCTCAAGGTTGCTTTTCAAACTGCAGAAGCATTGGCCTACCTGCATTCTGCTGCACACACTCCCATCTACCACAGAGATGTTAAGTCAACAAACATACTATTGGATGATGATTTCAATGCCAAGGTCTCAGATTTTGGACTCTCCAGATTGGCTAGCCCAGGACTCAGTCACGTTTCAACATGTGCTCAGGGAACGTTGGGGTACTTGGATCCTGAATACTACCGCAACTATCAGTTAACAGATAAAAGTGATGTTTATAGTTATGGGGTTGTGTTGCTAGAGCTTTTGACTTCACAAAAAGCGATTGACTTCAGTCGTGATGAAGATGATGTGAACCTGGCAATTCATGTGAATCAACGTGCGAGCAATGGTACAATCATGGAATTGGTGGATCAAAGGCTTGTTTCCGTGGAGAGCTCGGGGGATAAAATGTTGACAAGCATAAAACTGTTGTTGGAGCTTGCACTTGAATGTCTGAGAGAGAAGAAAGCTGAAAGGCCAAGTATGAAGGATATTGTTCAACGGCTACTATGCATAATTAGGATTGAAGAAGGAGAGTGA
- the LOC108322418 gene encoding protein CHUP1, chloroplastic, with product MKKKVVDSIWWCRRPPGEVKKLYHCASSSKRNPSFKSLLTQHTARIKSIYLVSSIGFFIKTKSLKLYLSLFFRMENSTSKHEVLKPVILKAGVPLAVSFAGFVYAWFVAKKSLSKTSSLSPNGASSHENDSHHDPSYEESCHSHSHSLSCMEDEGNSTTLNESVVAESSPCLEEEINGLRSRIEGMQMKELALRLQLDRYCGLKEQEMEVGEIKNMLSLETARVDFLDREISSMETQNRRLESFVAQYLRVVEQIERLKSENRMLRRKFQKLTRKSKAQTRVAKEQALKIKMEEEEILRSRDALETKVDVIGKLEDKMEEMQRDLDQLQNEKNELLKKLDTAEKSHASKIEGGDVSREEYKQVVDEVEQMKKERADEAKELIYLRWTNACLRHDLMRPHEQQHDQDKSHSELEFGRNDVVIHYDSEHELHSDPSFDEHRSGHDNSDSGSSKRTKLLERLKRWVEGSEKARVRHSVSKGRDENLVPRRKSCSSA from the exons atgaagaagaaggtaGTTGACAGCATTTGGTGGTGTAGAAGGCCTCCAGGGGAAGTCAAAAAGCTATATCATTGTGCTTCTTCCTCTAAAAGGAACCCATCTTTCAAATCTTTGCTAACGCAACACACAGCAAGAatcaaatcaatatatttaGTGTCTTCCATTGGGttttttatcaaaacaaaatctcTGAAATTATACTTGTCTCTCTTCTTCAGAATGGAAAACTCAACATCAAAGCATGAGGTCCTGAAGCCAGTGATCCTCAAAGCAGGTGTTCCTTTGGCTGTTTCTTTTGCTGGTTTTGTCTATGCTTGGTTCGTGGCGAAGAAAAGCCTCTCTAaaacatcttctttatcaccAAATGGAGCAAGTTCCCATGAAAACGATTCCCACCACGACCCTTCATATGAAGAAAGTTGTCATAGTCATAGCCATAGCCTCTCTTGTATGGAAGATGAAGGAAATAGCACAACTTTGAATGAAAGTGTTGTTGCAGAAAGTTCCCCATGTTTAGAAGAGGAGATTAATGGCTTAAGAAGCAGGATTGAGGGTATGCAAATGAAAGAGTTGGCCTTGCGTTTGCAGCTTGATCGTTATTGTGGGTTGAAAGAGCAAGAAATGGAGGTTGGGGAGATAAAAAACATGTTGTCACTTGAGACTGCGCGTGTTGACTTCTTGGATAGGGAGATTTCATCGATGGAGACACAGAATAGGAGGTTGGAGAGTTTTGTTGCTCAATATCTCAGAGTTGTAGAACAGATTGAACGTTTGAAATCTGAGAATAGAATGCTTCGGAGGAAGTTTCAGAAGCTAACAAGGAAATCAAAGGCACAAACCCGTGTGGCCAAGGAGCAGGCTTTGAAGataaaaatggaagaagaagaaatcttGAGAAGCCGTGATGCTTTGGAAACAAAAGTTGATGTCATAGGTAAATTAGAGGACAAAATGGAAGAGATGCAGAGGGATTTGGATCAATTGcagaatgaaaaaaatgaacttCTGAAGAAGCTTGACACAGCAGAAAAATCACATGCTTCAAAG ATTGAAGGTGGAGATGTAAGTAGGGAAGAGTACAAACAGGTTGTGGATGAAGTAGAGCAGATGAAGAAGGAACGAGCAGATGAAGCTAAAGAACTGATTTACTTGCGGTGGACCAATGCCTGTTTAAGGCATGATCTAATGAGGCCTCATGAACAACAACATGACCAAGATAAAAGCCACTCAGAATTGGAATTTGGAAGAAATGATGTGGTCATTCATTATGACTCAGAGCACGAACTGCACAGCGATCCTTCATTTGATGAGCATCGTAGTGGTCATGATAACAGTGACAGTGGTTCTTCAAAAAGGACAAAGTTGCTTGAAAGGCTCAAGAGATGGGTGGAAGGCAGTGAAAAGGCTAGAGTTAGGCATTCTGTTTCCAAAGGGAGAGATGAAAATCTAGTTCCTAGAAGGAAATCATGTTCTAGTGCTTGA